A genomic segment from Triticum dicoccoides isolate Atlit2015 ecotype Zavitan chromosome 1A, WEW_v2.0, whole genome shotgun sequence encodes:
- the LOC119351987 gene encoding uncharacterized protein LOC119351987, with protein MSPAPLRRAVDARPPPLAHPRPCRCSPATAVARHRYPTAHAPDAPPRCDAPTSPPVGLGGSPFGLAPPNVVAHAAAQKAATKEKKDGRGNNMKWQSFLSTFVLNKMCEIIASGVRIDKGFEEVYLNLVAKQVFDFYGQEVTSTQVYNRLRKWRARWITASKLRDLNGASWDEDMCSILLEAEHYQGHVAAHPKDTEFPNTPIQNYHQMQQIFSFGLATGKHAMGYGQPLGSPIKRKQAGFMEEELSIFSSMTKAVKEVATAIRESKSVDVHPKLYNAVMDQIGFSPEALMVALSHLLDNKAQGVGGPVALTQPIGARGVTAVVIPSPPRHHLHNRPPHTHRIAVTVHTKYEGERRGKENPTEKEEPGQQKEGASPAGEAIRVFEERQTHDRAMQAVQTRNLRETQLGGVIFGCKHETIEECFNKQLFGLPALHYSYVRNVKAGLPLFLFNYTDRKLHGVFEAASPGQNSIDPYAWSNDGTLRTPFPAQVHICTRTRYQPLFEVQYKKVIQDNYYTHHYFYFELDHAQTRALIALFKSVGPLNFKQVPAVSSKRSLPVPLPSTNRMSSGIPVQKKGTANLKDINPSSVLSTSLPSTKRVASVTPHQKKGRANSKDINPFSVLSSSSGIVPDDWVDSDVDSGSVTGTSDSKTDGKTSGELVSDWEDLDDNDFQNQFGPDEASQHSSYKSVADGMELMQCNEPVANPVNGGSHSSNGDMLVNSHNGIGNGLQNESDGVGVQLERSSILKKLKELVDLRQQAALSSHDFVYSSPDVYVPEETQVNANLSGQDEYVSEKTQISANLSSQDEYVPEETRVNTSLPSQDEYVAEEIQVNAKLSSQDEYVPEETQVNGSFPCQDQKVAEETHVNVDLPIQDQYVPEEAQANASLSTPSHHVPEETQANSSLSNKPLCSTVEDNSSFEQHQAKAELLRIITDLAKKADALEKNQIKSDQEIISLKEVVKDSGRKVQQLEYRIDELQFKFDSSLSLQGSMCDNLDMPAIFLIGGYNGVTWLSSLDSFSPKKDILVSLTSMGSARSYASVAAMEGCIFVFGGGDGSSWYNTAECYNTRSNEWMICPCLNHEKGSLAGVSLNGKIYAMGGGDGTQTFSEVEMFDPFLGKWICSPSMLQPRFALAAAESSGVIYASGGFDGSKYLQSAERYDPREGFWVKLPSMKARRGCHAVAVLGEVLYAIGGYDGDSMVSSVEIFDPRLNAWRMGDPMSNPRGYASAVTFDDSLFVLGGLRSNEQILDTVEVYNVNSGWSVPGFNSIGKRSFASAIVM; from the exons CCCAATGTTGTTGCTCATGCTGCCGCTCAAAAGGCAGCAACaaaggagaagaaggatggcagggGGAACAACATGAAATGGCAGTCGTTCCTCTCCACTTTTGTGCTTAACAAGATGTGTGAGATCATAGCTAGTGGGGTGAGGATTGACAAAGGCTTCGAGGAGGTGTACTTGAACCTTGTTGCAAAGCAGGTGTTCGACTTCTATGGACAGGAGGTCACCTCGACCCAGGTGTACAACCGTCTGAGGAAGTGGAGAGCTAGGTGGATCACCGCGTCCAAGCTTAGAGACCTCAATGGTGCTTCATGGGATGAGGACATGTGCTCGATCCttctggaggcagagcactacCAAGGCCACGTCGCG GCTCACCCCAAGGACACAGAGTTCCCCAACACCCCTATCCAGAACTACCACCAGATGCAGCAGATTTTCTCCTTCGGGCTGGCAACCGGCAAGCATGCCATGGGCTATGGTCAGCCGCTGGGATCACCGAT AAAGAGGAAGCAGGCAGGCTTCATGGAGGAGGAGCTGAGCATCTTCAGCAGCATGACTAAGGCAGTGAAGGAGGTGGCCACCGCCATTAGGGAGAGCAAGAGTGTGGACGTCCATCCTAAGCTCTACAACGCTGTCATGGATCAGATTGGCTTCAGCCCAGAGGCTCTCATGGTGGCTCTCAGCCACCTGCTGGACAACAAAGCCCAGGGTGTTGG TGGCCCGGTCGCTTTGACGCAGCCGATCGGAGCCCGCGGAGTGACCGCGGTGGTAATCCCATCCCCACCCCGCCACCACCTACATAATCGGCCCCCTCACACACACCGCATTGCTGTGACAGTGCACACTAAATACGAAggggagagaagggggaaggaaaaccCAACCGAAAAAGAGGAACCAGGGCAGCAAAAGGAGGGGGCTTCTCCGGCAGGCGAAGCGATCAG GGTGTTTGAAGAAAGACAGACCCACGATCGTGCAATGCAGGCAGTACAGACCCGTAATCTTCGGGAAACCCAGCTAGGAGGAGTGATCTTTGGTTGCAAGCATGAGACAATTGAAGAGTGCTTCAATAAACAGCTGTTTG GTCTGCCTGCGTTGCATTATTCATATGTGAGGAATGTCAAAGCTGGCCTACCTTTATTTCTATTCAACTACACTGACAGAAAGCTGCATGGTGTTTTTGAGGCTGCCAGTCCTGGTCAGAACTCCATTGACCCATATGCTTGGAGTAATGATGGCACTTTAAGGACACCTTTTCCTGCACAG GTTCACATTTGCACAAGGACTCGCTATCAGCCACTCTTTGAGGtccaatacaaaaaagtgattcaaGATAATTATTATACACATCACTACTTCTATTTTGAGCTAGACCATGCACAAACTAGAGCTTTAATTGCTTTGTTCAAGTCAGTTGGTCCTCTCAATTTCAAGCAAGTCCCAGCTGTTTCAAGCAAAAGGAGTCTGCCTGTACCTTTACCATCAACTAACAGGATGTCATCAGGTATTCCTGTCCAAAAGAAAGGCACAGCCAATTTGAAGGACATCAATCCATCTAGTGTTCTATCAACTTCTTTACCATCAACTAAAAGGGTGGCATCAGTTACCCCGCACCAAAAGAAAGGCAGAGCCAATTCAAAGGACATCAACCCGTTTAGTGTTCTTTCAAGTTCAAGTGGAATTGTTCCAGATGACTGGGTTGATTCTGATGTGGATAGTGGCAGTGTTACTGGAACATCAGACAGCAAAACTGATGGGAAGACATCTGGAGAGCTAGTTTCTGACTGGGAGGATTTGGATGACAACGATTTTCAGAACCAGTTTGGTCCAGATGAGGCCAGTCAACATTCCTCGTACAAAAGTGTTGCTGACGGAATGGAGCTTATGCAGTGCAATGAACCGGTTGCCAATCCTGTGAATGGAGGAAGTCATTCTTCTAATGGAGACATGCTTGTGAACTCACACAATGGAATAGGCAATGGGCTTCAAAATGAATCAGATGGTGTTGGGGTACAGCTTGAAAGATCGTCTATCCTGAAAAAACTGAAGGAGTTGGTTGACTTAAGACAGCAGGCAGCACTATCATCCCATGATTTTGTTTATTCTAGTCCAGATGTGTATGTACCTGAAGAAACACAGGTTAATGCGAACCTTTCTGGTCAGGATGAGTATGTATCTGAAAAAACACAGATCAGTGCAAACCTTTCTAGCCAAGATGAGTATGTACCTGAAGAAACACGGGTCAACACAAGCCTTCCTAGTCAAGATGAATATGTTGCTGAGGAAATACAGGTCAATGCAAAACTTTCTAGTCAAGATGAATATGTACCTGAAGAAACACAGGTCAATGGAAGCTTTCCTTGCCAAGATCAAAAGGTTGCTGAAGAAACACATGTGAATGTAGACCTTCCTATTCAAGATCAATATGTACCTGAAGAAGCACAGGCCAATGCAAGCCTTTCTACTCCCAGCCATCATGTACCTGAAGAAACACAGGCCAATTCAAGCCTTTCCAACAAGCCATTATGTTCTACCGTGGAAGATAATTCATCTTTTGAGCAACATCAAGCAAAGGCTGAG CTTCTACGAATCATCACTGACTTGGCCAAGAAGGCTGATGCACTGGAGAAGAATCAG ATTAAATCAGATCAAGAAATCATTTCGTTGAAGGAAGTAGTTAAAGACTCTGGAAGAAAAGTTCAGCAACTGGAATATCGCATAGATGAGTTACAATTCAAATTTGACTCCTCCTTGTCTCTTCAAGGAAGCATGTGCGATAATCTGGACATGCCAGCAATATTCCTGATCGGTGGTTATAATGGTGTGACCTGGTTATCATCTCTTGATTCCTTCTCTCCAAAAAAAGACATCCTTGTGTCTCTCACATCGATGGGCTCTGCGCGTTCATATGCATCTGTTGCCGCAATGGAAGGCTGTATATTTGTTTTTGGTGGTGGGGATGGAAGTTCATGGTATAACACAG CGGAATGCTATAATACAAGGAGTAATGAGTGGATGATATGCCCCTGTTTGAACCATGAGAAAGGATCTCTTGCTGGAGTAAGTCTTAATGGCAAAATATATGCGATGGGTGGAGGAGATGGAACACAAACTTTTTCAGAAGTTGAGATGTTTGATCCTTTTCTTGGGAAGTGGATATGTAGTCCGTCTATGCTGCAACCA AGATTTGCTCTAGCAGCAGCAGAATCGAGTGGTGTCATCTATGCATCTGGTGGATTCGATGGTAGCAAGTATTTACA GTCAGCAGAAAGGTATGATCCAAGGGAGGGTTTCTGGGTTAAGCTCCCAAGCATGAAAGCAAGGAGAGGATGTCATGCTGTAGCTGTCCTGGGAGAAGTCCT ATATGCTATTGGAGGGTATGATGGGGACAGCATGGTTTCCAGTGTTGAGATCTTTGATCCTCGCCTCAACGCCTGGAGGATGGGTGATCCCATGAGCAACCCAAGAGGATACGCCTCTGCGGTTACTTTTGATGATAGCTTGTTTGTCCTCGGCGGTCTGCGGTCCAACGAACAGATACTGGACACT GTGGAAGTCTACAATGTGAACTCCGGCTGGTCAGTGCCAGGTTTCAATTCAATAGGGAAGAGATCTTTTGCATCTGCCATTGTCATGTGA
- the LOC119270278 gene encoding uncharacterized protein LOC119270278: protein MRLPLHPFFSDALAHFGIAPSQLAPNGWRVLAGFAVLCHFRGAGAPSLPVFPHFFALTPLPNGKGWFSFRSRESVPALFTGLPTSVKGWKEEFLLVSPPPGAPWRCPVRWGSPTKEATSDPMLTGSDAAVACRLSQGQGVVDLKTYLSESNLVAAKISRAPACLGTGASQGAAPPTATGKKRKAAAPAGGGGGGGDVLRSELRAKEMALSKAKGEISQLKKELGNAKKRELAEAQQALAYAAQVLKPEGGGKGAGAGKRRRGAQ from the exons ATGCGCCTGCCGCTGCACCCCTTCTTCAGCGACGCGCTCGCGCACTTCGGCATCGCGCCGTCGCAGCTCGCGCCCAACGGGTGGCGCGTCCTGGCCGGGTTCGCGGTGCTCTGCCACTTCCGCGGCGCCGGCGCGCCCTCCCTGCCCGTGTTCCCCCACTTCTTCGCCCTCACGCCGCTCCCCAACGGGAAGGGCTGGTTCTCCTTCCGCTCCAGGGAGAGCGTCCCGGCGCTCTTCACCGGGCTCCCCACGTCCGTCAAGGGGTGGAAGGAGGAGTTCCTGCTCGTGTCGCCTCCGCCGGGCGCGCCCTGGCGGTGCCCCGTGCGGTGGGGCTCCCCGACGAAGGAGGCGACGAGCGACCCCATGCTCACCGGCAGCGATGCGGCCGTGGCGTGCCGGCTGTCGCAGGGGCAGGGCGTCGTCGACCTGAAGACGTACCTGTCCGAGAGCAACCTCGTCGCCGCCAAGATTAGCCGCGCCCCGGCGTGTCTCG GGACGGGAGCTTCCCAAGGTGCAGCGCCGCCCACGGCCACAGGGAAGAAGAGAAAGGCGGCTGCTCctgctggtggtggcggcggcggcggcgacgtgctTCGCTCGGAGCTGCGCGCGAAGGAGATGGCTCTGTCCAAGGCCAAGGGCGAGATCAGCCAGCTGAAGAAGGAGCTGGGCAATGCCAAGAAGAGGGAGCTTGCGGAGGCGCAGCAGGCACTGGCCTACGCGGCGCAGGTGCTCAAGCCGGAAGGCGGCGGGAAGGGAGCGGGGGCCGGCAAGCGGCGTCGTGGCGCCCAGTGA